The Thamnophis elegans isolate rThaEle1 chromosome Z, rThaEle1.pri, whole genome shotgun sequence genome contains a region encoding:
- the WNK4 gene encoding serine/threonine-protein kinase WNK4, producing the protein MLMLRASHSGPGAGALTPQTDRMDQTSCGMDEDAGQVEGPRTLGVSGRRASAYKISRRSSTELGLRSFDGEDGAPAVAASPDPMDLEGMEPLATALESSKSRGLLEGSASSESSPEVAPSNPLLCLTESRQDREHWEQEENEEIETRAVATSPDGRFLKFDIEIGRGSFKTVYKGLDTETTVEVAWCELQTRKLSKMERQRFSEEVEMLKGLQHPNIVRFYDSWKSSIKGQVCIVLVTELMTSGTLKTYLKRFKEMKMKVLQRWSRQILRGLHFLHTRSPPIIHRDLKCDNVFITGPTGSVKIGDLGLATLKCASFAKSVIGTPEFMAPEMYEEKYDEAVDVYAFGMCMLEMATSEYPYSECQNAAQIYRKVTSGMKPNSFHKVKVPELKEIIEGCIRMNKNERYTIQDLLDHSFFHEDTGVHVELAEEDDGIKTTLKLWLRMDDTKKLHGKYKDNNALEFYFELYKDVAEEVAQEMVVLGFVCEADYKPVAKAVRERVLAIKRQREKTKQAQEQQKRQEQSLAMTPDILHLLDLDSPSPLSPVQTSNPTTPGSADSALGSTFPTEPEEPEVDQHQPFQFHPNYSSTTSDCETDGYLSSSGFVDSPEKLKSHSSPITVSRHSFASTIAVSLDPVSISDISSPVDSYTSDVASGLSDGYEGLSASEDRSKPLTKRSSGRLARRRARSRLRITNMPNQNDQVVECQLQTYNNKMVTFKFDLDGDNPEEIAAAMVAKEFILKSEQEQFIQGIHDIILRVEALLQKDKLNKEQGALGKPDVQCKSPTSATNAPSAELPLQDLSCSISSSSSLSDFGCLSSGQPVSSPIHTSVVDAISENDPFSPTIPPTTTQNLGQPLLSTTSAGITSTPGQTWPTYHMYPGTPTTPSYFVPIPQPISLPNSVLPTLPLANSTAPSIGTAVHAPPIPMWSTSTSPLFSFANVFSLAMMSMAQSFLPAVSVGTAQTGPLYTSPLPQPPVLCPPSPTTVRFIYPELGSSPKPAHFVNGMLGSVVSPGCKPTPVPVVAGNHPVPPVSSWSGTELTVSDQSTSNGSPAEHTTVSEGETKPQILGRFQVTPTRNIPSESPPKDNGPDISSTSESDSGSPGETPVQEGEEGTTPVAEGEGEGELPHGNTVWMNFMHIPSCPSSDDSDNTEDDDVWVELQALRQKHLSEVEKLQAQQKQEIEELYARLGKVPPAGIVSPATILSSRQRRLSKGSSNTLRRSSLQRPDTTQPQGIMRRNSVGGSNLASQEQRQSKGVKFASDIGCL; encoded by the exons ATGCTAATGCTGCGGGCTTCGCACTCGGGCCCCGGTGCCGGAGCGCTGACACCCCAGACTGATAGGATGGACCAGACTAGTTGCGGCATGGATGAAGATGCTGGCCAGGTTGAGGGTCCCCGGACCCTCGGAGTCTCTGGTCGCCGTGCATCAGCCTACAAAATCAGCCGTCGAAGTTCGACCGAGCTTGGATTAAGAAGCTTCGACGGCGAAGATGGTGCCCCCGCTGTAGCCGCAAGTCCCGACCCCATGGATTTGGAGGGGATGGAGCCGCTAGCTACAGCTTTAGAGAGTTCTAAGTCTCGAGGTCTTCTCGAGGGATCCGCAAGCAGCGAGAGTTCTCCCGAAGTCGCTCCGTCAAATCCTCTGCTCTGTCTCACGGAGAGCCGCCAAGATCGCGAACACTGGGAACAAGAAGAAAACGAAGAGATTGAGACCCGGGCCGTGGCCACGTCCCCGGACGGTCGCTTTCTCAAGTTTGACATCGAGATTGGCCGCGGCTCCTTCAAGACTGTTTACAAAGGGCTAGACACGGAGACCactgtggaagtggcttggtgcGAGCTGCAG ACACGGAAATTATCCAAAATGGAAaggcaacgtttcagtgaggaGGTAGAGATGCTGAAGGGACTCCAACACCCTAACATTGTCCGTTTCTATGACTCATGGAAGTCTTCTATCAAAGGACAAGTCTGCATTGTGCTGGTGACAGAACTCATGACGTCAGGCACACTTAAAAC aTATTTGAAACGATTCAAGGAGATGAAGATGAAAGTTCTTCAGAGATGGAGCAGACAGATTCTTCGAGGACTCCATTTTCTACACACACGATCCCCCCCAATAATCCATCGGGACCTGAAATGTGATAATGTCTTTATCACAGGCCCTACTGGCTCAGTCAAAATTGGAGACCTTGGTTTGGCCACACTCAAGTGTGCTTCATTTGCCAAGAGTGTCATAG gaACCCCTGAATTCATGGCTCCAGAGATGTATGAGGAAAAGTATGATGAAGCAGTGGATGTTTATGCCTTTGGCATGTGCATGCTTGAAATGGCAACCTCAGAATACCCCTATTCAGAATGCCAGAATGCAGCTCAGATCTATCGTAAGGTTACCTCG GGTATGAAACCAAACAGTTTTCACAAGGTGAAGGTGCCTGAACTAAAGGAGATAATTGAGGGTTGTATCCGAATGAACAAAAATGAAAG ATATACCATCCAGGATCTTCTGGATCACTCCTTCTTCCATGAGGATACAGGGGTCCATGTTGAATTAGCCGAAGAGGATGATGGTATTAAGACCACTTTGAAGCTTTGGCTACGGATGGATGACACTAAAAAACTGCATGGGAAGTACAAGGACAACAATGCCTTGGAGTTTTACTTTGAGCTATATAAGGATGTGGCTGAGGAAGTTGCTCAAGAAATG GTGGTTCTAGGCTTTGTATGTGAGGCAGACTACAAGCCAGTGGCAAAAGCAGTGCGAGAGCGAGTTCTTGCTATCAAACGCCAGCGGGAGAAGACCAAACAAGCTCAGGAACAGCAGAAGCGCCAGGAGCAATCTCTAGCAATGACTCCTGATATCCTGCATTTGCTGGACCTGGACTCCCCCTCGCCTCTCAGTCCTGTCCAGACCTCAAACCCCACCACACCAGGGTCTGCCGATTCTGCCCTTGGATCAACTTTTCCCACAGAGCCAGAAGAGCCAGAGGTTGATCAGCACCAGCCATTCCAGTTTCATCCCAATTATTCCTCTACCACAT CTGATTGTGAAACTGATGGATATTTAAGTTCCTCTGGATTTGTGGACTCGCCCGAAAAACTGAAGAGTCATTCTAGCCCAATAACTGTTTCAAGACATTCTTTTGCTTCG ACCATTGCTGTGAGCCTGGATCCTGTCTCTATCAGTGACATCTCTTCCCCCGTCGACAG TTACACATCTGATGTGGCCTCTGGCTTGAGTGATGGCTATGAGGGTCTCTCTGCAAGTGAGGATAGATCAAAGCCCTTGACCAAGCGAAGCTCTGGAAGGCTGGCTCGCCGTCGTGCCCGATCTCGTCTGCGCATTACTAAT ATGCCAAATCAGAATGATCAAGTAGTTGAATGTCAACTACAAACATATAATAACAAGATGGTCACCTTCAAATTTGACCTGGATGGAGACAATCCTGAGGAAATCGCAGCTGCCATG GTTGCCAAGGAATTTATACTGAAATCTGAACAGGAGCAATTCATCCAAGGAATTCATGATATTATCCTGCGTGTAGAAGCACTACTCCAGAAGGATAAGTTGAACAAAGAACAGGGGGCTCTGGGCAAGCCTGATGTGCAATGTAAATCTCCTACTTCAGCTACTAACGCTCCCTCA GCCGAGCTGCCACTGCAAGACCTCTCATGTTCCATctcctcatcatcatctctcAGTG ATTTTGGTTGCCTTAGCTCAGGACAGCCTGTGTCATCACCTATCCATACTTCAGTGGTGGATGCAATTTCTGAGAATGATCCTTTCAGCCCCACCATTCCCCCAACAACTACCCAAAACCTTGGGCAGCCACTGCTCTCAACTACATCTGCAG GCATCACCAGTACACCTGGACAAACTTGGCCAACCTACCATATGTATCCAGGGACTCCTACAACTCCCTCTTACTTTGTCCCCATTCCTCAACCAATTTCTCTGCCAAATTCTGTTCTCCCCACATTACCCCTTGCCAATTCCACTGCCCCATCCATTGGCACCGCTGTGCATGCACCACCTATCCCAATGTGGTCTACCTCTACTTCCCCTTTGTTCTCCTTCGCCAATGTCTTCTCTCTGGCTATGATGAGTATGGCCCAGTCATTTCTCCCAGCAGTATCTGTAGGGACTGCCCAGACAGGGCCTCTCTATACCTCGCCACTCCCACAGCCACCAGTTCTGTGTCCACCAAGCCCAACTACCGTACGTTTTATCTATCCTGAGCTGGGGTCTTCCCCAAAACCagcccactttgtcaatggaatGTTGGGGTCAGTGGTGTCTCCAGGCTGTAAGCCAACTCCAGTCCCCGTGGTTGCTGGGAACCATCCA GTACCTCCTGTTTCTTCATGGTCTGGAACAGAATTAACCGTATCAGATCAGTCTACCTCCAATGGTTCCCCTGCTGAACACACAACTGTCAGTGAAG GAGAGACCAAGCCACAAATCCTGGGCCGTTTCCAGGTGACACCCACACGGAATATCCCATCAGAATCCCCCCCCAAAGACAATGGACCCGATATCTCGAGTACTTCTGAATCTGATAGTGGATCTCCTGGTGAAACACCTGTGCAGGAAGGCGAGGAGGGCACTACTCCTGTGGCAGAAGGAGAGGGCGAAGGAGAGTTGCCACATGGCAATACTGTTTGGATGAATTTTATGCACATCCCTTCCTGCCCCAGCAGCGATGATTCAGATAACACAGAAGATGATGACGTCTGGGTTGAACTACAAGCCTTGCGTCAGAA GCATCTTTCTGAAGTAGAAAAGCTTCAGGCCCAACAAAAACAAGAAATAGAGGAGCTTTATGCCCGCCTTGGCAAGGTGCCACCTGCTGGAATTGTATCACCTGCCACCATACTCTCCAGTCGCCAACGCCGCCTCTCTAAGGGCAGCTCCAATACCCTGAGGCGCAGCAGCCTACAGCGCCCAGACACAACGCAGCCACAAG GGATCATGAGGAGAAATTCTGTGGGTGGCAGCAACCTTGCCTCCCAGGAACAGCGACAAAGTAAAGGCGTGAAGTTTGCTAGTGATATTGGATGTCTG